One genomic region from Spirulina subsalsa PCC 9445 encodes:
- the rplU gene encoding 50S ribosomal protein L21 → MAYAIVETGGKQLRMEPGRFYDIELLPVEGDSPHTLDKVLLVNNDGEVQIGQPFVEGATVEGTVVRNFRGRKVIVYKMRPKKKTRKKRGHRQELTRFMVNSINLNGSAIAVADTPPSETVTTEEE, encoded by the coding sequence ATGGCTTATGCGATTGTAGAGACGGGTGGCAAGCAATTGCGCATGGAACCCGGTCGCTTTTATGATATTGAATTACTCCCAGTGGAAGGGGACAGTCCCCACACTTTAGATAAAGTGTTGTTGGTGAACAATGACGGGGAGGTTCAAATCGGTCAGCCTTTTGTGGAAGGGGCGACGGTGGAAGGGACGGTAGTTCGCAATTTCCGGGGTCGTAAGGTGATTGTGTACAAAATGCGACCGAAGAAGAAAACCCGCAAAAAACGCGGACACCGCCAAGAATTGACCCGTTTTATGGTGAATTCGATTAATCTCAATGGGTCTGCGATCGCCGTTGCGGATACCCCCCCCTCTGAAACAGTGACTACCGAAGAAGAATAG
- a CDS encoding TolB family protein has protein sequence MGVVYLVFTVVLGLSSCQPQPLSLAPPPQGLGATLNSNRSEYHPRLSYNGRYLVFASDREAQRRILLYDVQRRQLIPLPGLNQPGILQDQPDISADGRYIVYVSEQQGKPDIFVYDRQNFQAQAITRHVLATVRHPTISGNGRFIAFEVNRNGQWDVEIYDRGVGVELSTPDALIPTVPPSED, from the coding sequence TTGGGTGTTGTCTATTTAGTCTTTACGGTGGTTCTTGGTCTAAGTAGTTGCCAACCCCAACCCCTTTCTCTGGCTCCCCCCCCTCAAGGTTTGGGCGCAACCCTCAACAGCAACCGCTCAGAATATCACCCCCGTCTCTCCTATAATGGCCGTTATCTCGTCTTCGCCTCAGACCGAGAAGCCCAGCGCCGGATTTTGCTTTACGATGTGCAACGTCGTCAACTCATTCCCTTACCCGGGTTAAATCAACCGGGCATTCTCCAGGATCAACCGGATATTAGTGCCGATGGTCGTTATATTGTCTACGTCTCAGAACAACAGGGCAAACCCGATATTTTTGTTTACGACCGCCAAAACTTTCAAGCCCAAGCTATTACCCGCCATGTATTAGCAACAGTGCGCCATCCTACGATTAGCGGTAATGGGCGTTTTATTGCTTTTGAGGTGAATCGGAATGGACAGTGGGATGTGGAAATTTATGATCGGGGGGTGGGGGTGGAACTCTCTACTCCCGACGCTTTGATTCCCACGGTTCCCCCTAGCGAAGATTGA
- a CDS encoding ABC transporter permease — protein MTVTQDFTWRDRLKDTFFYLKAIVTHETVLYILKRLLQGMLTLFLASVMIFFVMQFNPGNPADRLLYENPNVSEDVIRQYIDQFALDQPWFIQHWRWFSNVLSQLNFGYSFVYSVSVQYLIVQRMAATLLLSIPSIIITWAIAIPLGIVGAVQQNQLTDRVLRVLSYLGQGFPSFITCLILLFVAQITSPLFPVGGMTSINHADLPPLGKLVDIGWHMILPTIALSITSFAGLQRLTRGSLLDVLRQEYIQTARAKGLPENRVIYVHALRNAINPLVTILGFEFASLLSGSFIAEFFFSWPGLGSLILEAVMGQDVHLAVGGLMMGATMLILGNLLADLLLRTVDPRIRLENLQ, from the coding sequence ATGACTGTTACCCAGGATTTTACATGGCGCGATCGCCTCAAGGATACTTTCTTCTACCTCAAGGCTATCGTGACCCATGAAACGGTTCTCTATATCCTCAAGCGACTGTTACAAGGGATGCTGACCCTATTTCTGGCCTCGGTGATGATCTTTTTCGTCATGCAGTTTAACCCCGGTAATCCGGCCGACCGACTGCTGTATGAAAATCCCAATGTCTCGGAGGATGTCATCCGGCAGTATATTGACCAGTTTGCCCTAGATCAGCCTTGGTTTATTCAGCACTGGCGCTGGTTCTCGAATGTACTCAGTCAGTTGAATTTCGGCTATAGTTTCGTCTATAGTGTGTCGGTGCAATACCTGATTGTGCAACGGATGGCGGCGACACTTCTCCTGTCTATTCCCTCAATTATTATTACTTGGGCGATCGCAATTCCCCTAGGTATTGTCGGCGCAGTCCAGCAAAATCAACTCACTGACCGGGTTTTACGAGTCCTTAGTTATTTAGGTCAAGGATTCCCTAGTTTCATCACCTGTCTGATTTTACTCTTTGTCGCCCAAATCACCTCCCCCCTCTTCCCCGTCGGAGGCATGACCAGCATTAACCACGCCGACTTACCCCCTTTAGGCAAACTGGTTGATATTGGCTGGCACATGATTCTCCCTACCATCGCCCTCAGTATCACCAGTTTTGCCGGGCTACAACGCCTCACTCGCGGTTCTCTTTTAGATGTCTTACGTCAAGAATATATTCAAACCGCACGGGCTAAAGGTTTACCAGAAAACCGCGTGATTTATGTTCACGCCCTACGCAATGCCATCAACCCCCTTGTGACGATTTTAGGCTTTGAATTTGCCAGTCTCTTAAGTGGTTCTTTTATTGCCGAATTCTTCTTTAGTTGGCCCGGTTTAGGGTCATTAATTTTAGAGGCTGTCATGGGGCAAGATGTCCATTTAGCCGTCGGCGGATTAATGATGGGGGCGACGATGTTAATTCTAGGGAATTTATTAGCGGATTTACTCCTCCGCACCGTTGACCCACGCATCCGGTTGGAAAATTTACAGTAA
- a CDS encoding adenine phosphoribosyltransferase — protein MDLKTLIRDIPDFPKPGIVFRDITTLLRQPEGLRATADLLREQCQGAGFAPDYIIGMESRGFMFAPLLAYQLGAGFIPVRKPGKLPGEIHSVEYDLEYGTDRLEIHQDAIEAGKTVLIVDDLMATGGTAKAAAELVGFCKAELIGFAFVIELVALKGRDCLPDVPIISLIRY, from the coding sequence ATGGATCTTAAAACACTTATCCGGGATATTCCCGATTTTCCGAAACCCGGCATTGTTTTCCGTGATATTACCACCCTGTTAAGACAACCGGAGGGATTGCGCGCCACGGCGGACTTATTGCGGGAACAGTGCCAAGGGGCGGGTTTCGCGCCAGATTATATTATTGGCATGGAGTCGCGGGGATTTATGTTTGCGCCCTTACTCGCCTATCAACTGGGGGCAGGATTTATCCCCGTGCGTAAACCGGGTAAACTGCCAGGAGAGATCCATTCGGTGGAATACGATTTAGAATATGGCACAGACCGCCTCGAAATTCATCAAGATGCCATCGAAGCGGGGAAAACGGTCTTAATTGTTGATGATTTAATGGCCACAGGGGGAACGGCTAAAGCGGCGGCCGAATTAGTCGGTTTTTGCAAGGCGGAGTTAATTGGCTTTGCGTTTGTGATTGAGTTGGTGGCACTCAAGGGGCGGGATTGTTTGCCTGATGTGCCGATTATTTCCTTGATTCGTTATTAG
- a CDS encoding DUF3038 domain-containing protein has translation MSQSVNIQSDYSPPARPTPLILDSLPNPAHIEGCSLRVQQNLDLILLALEALELGGSEYMLATAAELELQGIIENRVVLWRLRCTNPWRKSYTRESLTLTQAKALSVIASYRARQLTVLIRQLLLAQQQIAEKGLPLEQHFRLSEYLERFRAHFRSRMNPKRAKVAFYLDHEEELNELALSLLSKLLFCTGTAGTPRLWMSLFDGEVR, from the coding sequence ATGAGTCAATCTGTGAACATCCAGTCGGATTATAGCCCTCCTGCCCGTCCAACGCCTTTGATTTTGGACTCGCTGCCCAATCCTGCTCATATAGAAGGGTGTTCCCTTCGCGTTCAACAGAACCTCGATCTGATTCTGCTCGCCTTGGAAGCGTTGGAATTGGGCGGTTCGGAATATATGTTAGCCACCGCAGCCGAGTTAGAATTACAGGGTATTATTGAAAATCGTGTGGTGTTGTGGCGGTTACGTTGTACTAATCCTTGGCGTAAATCCTACACCCGGGAAAGTCTGACCTTAACTCAGGCTAAGGCTTTATCGGTCATTGCCAGTTATCGAGCGCGTCAACTAACGGTTTTGATTCGCCAGTTACTATTAGCCCAGCAACAAATTGCGGAGAAGGGCTTACCCTTAGAACAGCATTTTCGTTTGTCTGAATATTTGGAGCGGTTTCGGGCGCACTTTCGCAGTCGGATGAATCCAAAGCGGGCAAAGGTGGCCTTTTATTTAGACCATGAAGAGGAGTTAAATGAGTTAGCGTTATCTCTTTTGAGTAAGCTGCTCTTTTGTACGGGAACGGCGGGTACGCCCAGATTGTGGATGAGTCTATTTGACGGAGAGGTACGATGA
- a CDS encoding DUF4335 domain-containing protein, whose translation MTIKRQYSLPNCRLVLEGLSDEVDLTGENARPRMSILVNAECHFAGTEQQLTGGRDFLEGLIKGVSAYAQEFLSGIAHPVDPNSAPEMVTVTRAHDPNLHYLRYHQVSAGEETQTLELSLNTVQLFDLVEAIDQFLLDNRTLPDLELSLQPVSRRYRKADVPVTERAKPMAVGLGSLAIAAALFFALPIPEVERPESRQAGENQEQRSETDPRANLRPVAEMEVEEVVAFLAQAPLLEDPTEIRYLQRHLFRELNRAWQERGGLTQTLTYRVSLTRDGSIVGYQGIQGTPQEAAQQTPLADLAFIPIGREGLEEGLEEAITPFRVVFTNRSILQVTPWEGEVRNATFGPEIEDRAILRRLQGDLRETLRQAWTEGDTEGRSLIFRVAVTEEGAIADYEAQNQAAFDLEQITPLPELVNPAAAGMGKEQGTWVPQEPLGQFRVVFRDRDVLEVSALRGL comes from the coding sequence ATGACCATTAAGCGACAGTATAGCCTGCCCAATTGCCGCCTCGTGTTGGAAGGCTTGAGTGATGAAGTGGATTTGACGGGGGAAAATGCCCGACCTCGGATGTCGATTTTAGTTAATGCAGAATGTCATTTTGCGGGGACAGAACAACAATTGACGGGGGGCCGAGATTTTTTAGAGGGTTTGATTAAAGGGGTGAGTGCCTATGCTCAGGAGTTTCTCAGTGGGATTGCTCACCCGGTTGACCCCAATAGTGCGCCGGAAATGGTGACGGTGACACGAGCGCATGATCCCAATTTGCACTATTTACGCTATCATCAGGTCTCGGCCGGGGAAGAAACCCAAACCTTGGAGTTGTCTTTAAATACGGTACAGTTGTTTGATTTGGTGGAGGCGATTGATCAGTTTTTGCTGGATAATCGCACGTTGCCGGATTTGGAGTTAAGTTTGCAACCTGTGAGTCGTCGTTATCGGAAGGCAGATGTTCCGGTGACGGAACGGGCGAAACCGATGGCGGTAGGTTTGGGGAGTTTGGCGATCGCAGCAGCCCTGTTTTTTGCCCTGCCGATTCCCGAGGTGGAGCGGCCAGAATCCCGTCAGGCTGGGGAAAATCAGGAACAAAGGTCGGAGACGGATCCCCGGGCGAATCTCCGACCTGTGGCCGAGATGGAGGTGGAGGAGGTGGTCGCGTTTTTAGCCCAAGCCCCGCTGCTGGAAGATCCTACGGAAATCCGCTATTTACAACGCCATCTTTTCCGGGAGTTAAATCGGGCTTGGCAGGAACGGGGGGGATTGACCCAAACCTTAACCTATCGGGTTTCTCTCACGCGGGATGGTTCCATTGTGGGGTATCAGGGCATCCAAGGCACGCCTCAAGAAGCCGCCCAACAAACCCCTCTAGCAGATTTGGCCTTTATTCCCATTGGTCGGGAAGGCCTAGAGGAAGGATTAGAGGAGGCGATCACACCGTTCCGAGTCGTGTTTACCAATCGTTCCATTTTGCAAGTCACCCCCTGGGAGGGGGAAGTGAGAAACGCCACCTTTGGCCCAGAAATTGAAGATCGTGCCATCCTGCGCCGTTTACAGGGTGATCTGCGTGAAACCTTGCGTCAGGCCTGGACGGAGGGGGACACCGAAGGGCGTTCCTTAATCTTCCGGGTAGCTGTGACAGAGGAGGGTGCGATCGCCGATTACGAAGCCCAAAATCAAGCCGCCTTCGACCTCGAACAAATCACCCCCCTCCCAGAATTAGTCAACCCAGCGGCCGCCGGAATGGGTAAAGAACAAGGAACTTGGGTTCCTCAAGAACCCCTCGGACAGTTCCGCGTGGTCTTCCGGGATCGAGATGTGTTAGAAGTGAGCGCCTTACGGGGTTTGTAG
- a CDS encoding PD-(D/E)XK nuclease family transposase, whose amino-acid sequence MPAPLQEQVFEQLFETAEIARLSREQMRSYEDSLKYYRDLKNSMDTARDEGKEEGIEIGIEIGREEGIEIGIEMAVKTVALALLQEGISEEMILKTTGLTADQLDQLRREGTSELG is encoded by the coding sequence ATACCCGCCCCCCTGCAAGAACAGGTCTTTGAACAACTATTTGAGACGGCAGAAATAGCCCGATTGAGTCGAGAACAAATGCGCTCTTATGAGGATAGTTTGAAATACTACCGAGATTTAAAAAACTCGATGGATACCGCACGGGATGAAGGCAAAGAAGAAGGCATTGAGATTGGCATTGAGATTGGTCGGGAGGAGGGCATTGAGATTGGCATTGAGATGGCGGTAAAAACTGTTGCCCTTGCTCTTCTGCAAGAAGGGATTAGTGAAGAGATGATCTTAAAAACCACTGGCTTAACAGCAGACCAATTAGACCAACTGCGGCGGGAAGGCACCAGTGAGCTTGGATGA